The Glycine max cultivar Williams 82 chromosome 12, Glycine_max_v4.0, whole genome shotgun sequence genome window below encodes:
- the LOC100811661 gene encoding uncharacterized protein isoform X2 codes for MESILGRALEYTLKYWLKSFSREQFKLQGRTVHLSNLDIDGDALHSSVGLPPALNVATAKVGKLEITLPSVSNVQTEPIVVHIDRLDLVLEENSDSDESLSSNCSTPSAASAKGSGYGFADKIADGMTIQIQTVNLLLETRGGSRRQAGATWAPPMASITIRNLLLYTTNENWQVVNLKEAREFSSHKKYIYVFKKLEWQSLSIDLLPHPDMFTEAAFGHSQGESNFRDDDGAKRVFFGGERFIEGVSGEAYITIQRTELNSPLGLEVQLHINEAVCPAVSEPGLRALLRFMTGVYVCLNRGDLDSKIHQRSTEAAGRSLVSIVVDHIFLCIKDTEFQLELLMQSLCFSRASLSEGDNDNNLTRITIGGLFLRDTFCSPPCILVQPSMQVVTRDAFHVPEFARSFCPPIYPLQEQEWQLIEGTPLICLHALKIMPSPLPPSFASETVIDCQPLVIHLQEESCLRISSLLADGIVVNPGDILPDFSVKSFIFNLKGLDLTVPFDKTKLDISKSDMDNTVQTSFAGARLHIESLCFLNSPSLKLRILNLEKDPACFSLWEGQPIDASQEKWTARASQLTLSLEACTDRTGCQNSLKQTSGLWRCVDLKDACIEVAMATADGSPLLQVPPPGGIVRVGVACEQYLSNTSVEQLFFVLDLYGYFGRVSEKIAKAVKRKQLEDIRDKSFSGKLMDKVPSDAAVSLSVKNLQLRFLESSSVNIEGMPLVQFVGDDLFTSATHRTLGGAIIVSSFLRWGSVVIGCVDDEGHLPCENGSFLSSKENALSLSDNGYPQLRTVFWVHKNEKHLLNGNAYSVPFLDISMEHVIPLYEQDLESHSLNVSASVSGVRLAGGMNYAEALLHRFGILGPDGAPGTGLCKGLENLQKGPLSKLFKATPLIVDNSEDVGSMREGKEISFPQLKKPDDVDVTIELRDWLFALEDAQETAERWWFSSHVDEGREERSWHASFHGLRVNAKSSPTDVPGGKGQLRRIKQHPVELITVGIQGLQILKPHLQKDIPSSTLIANGGKGFTNTVGGIGVEVRLILGGENVDDEMVNWEVENLKFSVKQPIEAVVTKDEVQHLTFLCKSEIDSIGRITAGIIRLLKLEGSVGQSVIDQLGHLGSEGIDKIFSSEKYSRDGSVGSRGLSPLPNLIINEESHKTSEQTLTLLEEALTDSQAKLNDLISDIGTSESSSQHLTIVQLSQNIETMHDLLMQLRNQI; via the exons ATGGAGTCAATACTGGGTCGGGCTCTGGAGTACACTCTCAAGTACTGGCTCAAGTCCTTCTCCCGCGAACAGTTCAAGCTCCAAGGCCGCACCGTTCACCTCTCCAATTTAG ATATCGATGGAGACGCCTTGCATTCCAGCGTCGGATTGCCGCCGGCGCTCAACGTCGCCACCGCCAAAGTCGGCAAGCTAGAGATTACA CTTCCGTCGGTGAGCAATGTGCAAACGGAGCCAATCGTGGTGCATATTGATAGACTCGATCTGGTTCTCGAGGAgaattctgattctgatgaatCTCTTAGTTCGAACTG CTCCACGCCGTCGGCTGCCTCCGCCAAGGGAAGTGGTTATGGTTTCGCTGATAAG ATTGCAGATGGCATGACTATACAAATTCAAACAGTTAATCTTTTACTTGAAACTCGTGGTGGTTCTCGTCGCCAAGCGGGAGCAACATG GGCTCCACCTATGGCATCTATCACCATACGCAACCTTTTGTTGTATACTACAAATGAAAACTGGCAG GTTGTAAATCTTAAGGAAGCACGGGAATTCTCCAGTCACAAGAAGTATATATATGTCTTCAAA AAACTGGAATGGCAATCTTTGTCTATTGATCTCTTACCTCATCCCGACATGTTCACAGAGGCTGCATTTGGCCACTCTCAAGGGGAATCAAACTTTAGGGATGATGATGGCGCAAAGCGTGTATTCTTTGGAGGAGAGCGTTTTATAGAAGGAGTATCAGGAGAAGCATAT ATCACAATTCAGAGAACTGAGTTGAATAGTCCACTTGGGCTTGAGGTTCAATTGCACATCAATGAAGCTGTTTGCCCTGCAGTAAGCGAACCAG GATTACGTGCACTTCTCCGCTTTATGACAGGAGTATATGTTTGTCTAAACAGGGGTGATCTTGATTCCAAGATTCATCAG CGATCCACTGAAGCAGCTGGGCGTTCTCTTGTCTCAATTGTCGTAGATCATATATTTCTTTGTATTAAAGATACTG AATTCCAGCTTGAGCTTTTGATGCAGTCCCTCTGCTTTTCTCGG GCCAGTCTCTCTGAAGGAGATAATGATAATAACTTGACCAGAATTACAATTGGTGGCTTATTTTTAAG GGACACCTTCTGTAGCCCTCCATGTATCTTAGTGCAACCATCAATGCAAGTTGTCACAAGAGATGCTTTCCATGTGCCAGAATTTG CCAGAAGCTTTTGCCCTCCAATATATCCTTTGCAAGAACAGGAGTGGCAATTGATCGAGGGAACCCCTCTAATATGCCTCCATGCTCTTAAGATCATGCCTTCTCCACTTCCACCATCCTTTGCTTCTGAAACTGTTATTGACTGTCAGCCTCTTGTG ATTCATCTCCAGGAAGAATCATGCCTGAGGATATCCTCTTTATTAGCTGATGGAATTGTTGTCAATCCTGGTGACATTTTACCAGATTTCTCAgtgaaatcttttattttcaatctaaaagGACTGGATCTTACAGTTCCTTTTGACAAGACCAAATTGGATATTTCCAAAAGTGACATGGACAATACAGTCCAGACCTCCTTTGCTGGAGCAAGGCTTCATATTGAAAgcctttgttttttaaattcacCCTCACTGAAACTAAGAATTCTGAACCTGGAGAAGGATCCTGCTTGCTTCAGTCTTTGGGAAGGTCAACCAATTGATGCTAGCCAGGAGAAATGGACTGCTAGAGCATCCCAGCTTACTTTATCTCTGGAAGCATGTACTGACAGAACTGGATGTCAAAATTCCCTTAAACAGACATCAGGATTGTGGAGATGTGTTGATCTGAAAGATGCTTGCATTGAAGTAGCTATGGCAACTGCTGATGGCAGTCCATTGTTACAAGTTCCCCCTCCGGGGGGTATTGTTAGGGTTGGAGTTGCTTGCGAACAGTATCTGTCCAACACTTCTGTTGAACAATTGTTTTTCGTCCTGGATCTATATGgttattttgggagagttaGTGAAAAGATAGCAAAGGCCGTAAAAAGGAAACAATTGGAGGACATTAGGGACAAATCTTTTAGTGGAAAGCTGATGGACAAGGTTCCTAGTGATGCTGCTGTGAGTttatcagtgaaaaacctccAACTTCGATTTCTGGAGTCATCTTCTGTGAATATTGAGGGGATGCCTTTAGTGCAATTTGTTGGAGATGATCTGTTTACTAGTGCCACTCACAGAACCCTTGGTGGGGCTATTATTGTTTCATCTTTTTTACGTTGGGGGAGTGTTGTGATAGGTTGTGTAGATGATGAGGGGCACTTGCCGTGTGAAAATGGCTCATTCTTGAGTTCTAAGGAAAATGCTCTCTCATTGAGTGATAATGGATATCCTCAACTAAGAACTGTTTTCTGGGTGCATAAGAACGAGAAACATCTATTGAATGGAAATGCTTATTCAGTCCCTTTTCTGGACATAAGCATGGAGCATGTCATACCATTATATGAACAAGACTTGGAGTCTCATAGTTTGAATGTCTCAGCTTCTGTATCTGGTGTTCGTCTTGCTGGAGGAATGAACTATGCTGAAGCCCTCCTGCATAGATTTGGAATACTTGGGCCTGATGGAGCTCCTGGGACGGGTCTTTGTAAAGGGTTGGAAAACTTACAAAAAGGACCATTGTCAAAACTTTTTAAGGCAACTCCTCTCATTGTTGATAATTCAGAAGATG TTGGAAGTATGAGAGAAGGGAAAGAAATCAGTTTTCCTCAATTGAAGAAGCCTGATGATGTGGATGTAACTATAGAATTGAGAGACTGGTTATTTGCCCTTGAAGATGCACAAGAGACAGCTGAAAGATGGTGGTTCTCAAGCCATGTAGATGAAGGCAGAGAAGAGAGGAGTTGGCATGCATCTTTCCATGGTTTGCGAGTAAATGCAAAAAGTAGCCCAACGGATGTTCCAGGTGGAAAAGGACAATTGCGAAGAATAAAACAACATCCAGTAGAATTGATTACA GTTGGAATTCAAGGTCTGCAAATCTTGAAGCCACATTTGCAAAAAGACATTCCTTCATCAACGCTAATTGCAAATGGGGGTAAAGGATTCACCAACACAGTTGGAGGAATTGGTGTTGAAGTTCGCTTGATATTAGGTGGGGAGAATGTCGATGATGAAATGGTCAATTGGGAAGTGGAAAACCTAAAATTCTCTGTTAAACAACCG ATTGAGGCAGTTGTAACCAAGGATGAGGTTCAGCACCTCACTTTTCTGTGCAAATCTGAAATTGACTCAATTGGCCGGATAACTGCTGGAATTATACGGTTGCTGAAGTTAGAAGGTTCTGTTGGTCAGTCTGTAATAGACCAACTCGGCCACCTAG GAAGTGAAGGCATTGATAAGATTTTCTCTTCTGAAAAGTACAGTAGAGACGGAAGTGTTGGTAGTAGAGGACTTTCTCCATTGCCAAATCTCATCATAAATGAGGAATCACACAAAACTTCAGAACAAACATTGACTTTGCTTGAGGAAGCACTTACGGATTCACAGGCTAAACTTAATGATTTAATCAGTGATATTGGTACTTCAGAGTCTTCCTCTCAACACCTTACCATCGTCCAACTCAGTCAAAATATAGAGACTATGCACGACTTGTTGATGCAATTACGGAATCAAATTTGA
- the LOC100811661 gene encoding uncharacterized protein isoform X3 → MESILGRALEYTLKYWLKSFSREQFKLQGRTVHLSNLDIDGDALHSSVGLPPALNVATAKVGKLEITLPSVSNVQTEPIVVHIDRLDLVLEENSDSDESLSSNCSTPSAASAKGSGYGFADKIADGMTIQIQTVNLLLETRGGSRRQAGATWAPPMASITIRNLLLYTTNENWQVVNLKEAREFSSHKKYIYVFKKLEWQSLSIDLLPHPDMFTEAAFGHSQGESNFRDDDGAKRVFFGGERFIEGVSGEAYITIQRTELNSPLGLEVQLHINEAVCPAVSEPGLRALLRFMTGVYVCLNRGDLDSKIHQRSTEAAGRSLVSIVVDHIFLCIKDTEFQLELLMQSLCFSRASLSEGDNDNNLTRITIGGLFLRDTFCSPPCILVQPSMQVVTRDAFHVPEFARSFCPPIYPLQEQEWQLIEGTPLICLHALKIMPSPLPPSFASETVIDCQPLVIHLQEESCLRISSLLADGIVVNPGDILPDFSVKSFIFNLKGLDLTVPFDKTKLDISKSDMDNTVQTSFAGARLHIESLCFLNSPSLKLRILNLEKDPACFSLWEGQPIDASQEKWTARASQLTLSLEACTDRTGCQNSLKQTSGLWRCVDLKDACIEVAMATADGSPLLQVPPPGGIVRVGVACEQYLSNTSVEQLFFVLDLYGYFGRVSEKIAKAVKRKQLEDIRDKSFSGKLMDKVPSDAAVSLSVKNLQLRFLESSSVNIEGMPLVQFVGDDLFTSATHRTLGGAIIVSSFLRWGSVVIGCVDDEGHLPCENGSFLSSKENALSLSDNGYPQLRTVFWVHKNEKHLLNGNAYSVPFLDISMEHVIPLYEQDLESHSLNVSASVSGVRLAGGMNYAEALLHRFGILGPDGAPGTGLCKGLENLQKGPLSKLFKATPLIVDNSEDVGSMREGKEISFPQLKKPDDVDVTIELRDWLFALEDAQETAERWWFSSHVDEGREERSWHASFHGLRVNAKSSPTDVPGGKGQLRRIKQHPVELITHLQVGIQGLQILKPHLQKDIPSSTLIANGGKGFTNTVGGIGVEVRLILGGENVDDEMVNWEVENLKFSVKQPIEAVVTKDEVQHLTFLCKSEIDSIGRITAGIIRLLKLEGSVGQSVIDQLGHLDGKAQYNDT, encoded by the exons ATGGAGTCAATACTGGGTCGGGCTCTGGAGTACACTCTCAAGTACTGGCTCAAGTCCTTCTCCCGCGAACAGTTCAAGCTCCAAGGCCGCACCGTTCACCTCTCCAATTTAG ATATCGATGGAGACGCCTTGCATTCCAGCGTCGGATTGCCGCCGGCGCTCAACGTCGCCACCGCCAAAGTCGGCAAGCTAGAGATTACA CTTCCGTCGGTGAGCAATGTGCAAACGGAGCCAATCGTGGTGCATATTGATAGACTCGATCTGGTTCTCGAGGAgaattctgattctgatgaatCTCTTAGTTCGAACTG CTCCACGCCGTCGGCTGCCTCCGCCAAGGGAAGTGGTTATGGTTTCGCTGATAAG ATTGCAGATGGCATGACTATACAAATTCAAACAGTTAATCTTTTACTTGAAACTCGTGGTGGTTCTCGTCGCCAAGCGGGAGCAACATG GGCTCCACCTATGGCATCTATCACCATACGCAACCTTTTGTTGTATACTACAAATGAAAACTGGCAG GTTGTAAATCTTAAGGAAGCACGGGAATTCTCCAGTCACAAGAAGTATATATATGTCTTCAAA AAACTGGAATGGCAATCTTTGTCTATTGATCTCTTACCTCATCCCGACATGTTCACAGAGGCTGCATTTGGCCACTCTCAAGGGGAATCAAACTTTAGGGATGATGATGGCGCAAAGCGTGTATTCTTTGGAGGAGAGCGTTTTATAGAAGGAGTATCAGGAGAAGCATAT ATCACAATTCAGAGAACTGAGTTGAATAGTCCACTTGGGCTTGAGGTTCAATTGCACATCAATGAAGCTGTTTGCCCTGCAGTAAGCGAACCAG GATTACGTGCACTTCTCCGCTTTATGACAGGAGTATATGTTTGTCTAAACAGGGGTGATCTTGATTCCAAGATTCATCAG CGATCCACTGAAGCAGCTGGGCGTTCTCTTGTCTCAATTGTCGTAGATCATATATTTCTTTGTATTAAAGATACTG AATTCCAGCTTGAGCTTTTGATGCAGTCCCTCTGCTTTTCTCGG GCCAGTCTCTCTGAAGGAGATAATGATAATAACTTGACCAGAATTACAATTGGTGGCTTATTTTTAAG GGACACCTTCTGTAGCCCTCCATGTATCTTAGTGCAACCATCAATGCAAGTTGTCACAAGAGATGCTTTCCATGTGCCAGAATTTG CCAGAAGCTTTTGCCCTCCAATATATCCTTTGCAAGAACAGGAGTGGCAATTGATCGAGGGAACCCCTCTAATATGCCTCCATGCTCTTAAGATCATGCCTTCTCCACTTCCACCATCCTTTGCTTCTGAAACTGTTATTGACTGTCAGCCTCTTGTG ATTCATCTCCAGGAAGAATCATGCCTGAGGATATCCTCTTTATTAGCTGATGGAATTGTTGTCAATCCTGGTGACATTTTACCAGATTTCTCAgtgaaatcttttattttcaatctaaaagGACTGGATCTTACAGTTCCTTTTGACAAGACCAAATTGGATATTTCCAAAAGTGACATGGACAATACAGTCCAGACCTCCTTTGCTGGAGCAAGGCTTCATATTGAAAgcctttgttttttaaattcacCCTCACTGAAACTAAGAATTCTGAACCTGGAGAAGGATCCTGCTTGCTTCAGTCTTTGGGAAGGTCAACCAATTGATGCTAGCCAGGAGAAATGGACTGCTAGAGCATCCCAGCTTACTTTATCTCTGGAAGCATGTACTGACAGAACTGGATGTCAAAATTCCCTTAAACAGACATCAGGATTGTGGAGATGTGTTGATCTGAAAGATGCTTGCATTGAAGTAGCTATGGCAACTGCTGATGGCAGTCCATTGTTACAAGTTCCCCCTCCGGGGGGTATTGTTAGGGTTGGAGTTGCTTGCGAACAGTATCTGTCCAACACTTCTGTTGAACAATTGTTTTTCGTCCTGGATCTATATGgttattttgggagagttaGTGAAAAGATAGCAAAGGCCGTAAAAAGGAAACAATTGGAGGACATTAGGGACAAATCTTTTAGTGGAAAGCTGATGGACAAGGTTCCTAGTGATGCTGCTGTGAGTttatcagtgaaaaacctccAACTTCGATTTCTGGAGTCATCTTCTGTGAATATTGAGGGGATGCCTTTAGTGCAATTTGTTGGAGATGATCTGTTTACTAGTGCCACTCACAGAACCCTTGGTGGGGCTATTATTGTTTCATCTTTTTTACGTTGGGGGAGTGTTGTGATAGGTTGTGTAGATGATGAGGGGCACTTGCCGTGTGAAAATGGCTCATTCTTGAGTTCTAAGGAAAATGCTCTCTCATTGAGTGATAATGGATATCCTCAACTAAGAACTGTTTTCTGGGTGCATAAGAACGAGAAACATCTATTGAATGGAAATGCTTATTCAGTCCCTTTTCTGGACATAAGCATGGAGCATGTCATACCATTATATGAACAAGACTTGGAGTCTCATAGTTTGAATGTCTCAGCTTCTGTATCTGGTGTTCGTCTTGCTGGAGGAATGAACTATGCTGAAGCCCTCCTGCATAGATTTGGAATACTTGGGCCTGATGGAGCTCCTGGGACGGGTCTTTGTAAAGGGTTGGAAAACTTACAAAAAGGACCATTGTCAAAACTTTTTAAGGCAACTCCTCTCATTGTTGATAATTCAGAAGATG TTGGAAGTATGAGAGAAGGGAAAGAAATCAGTTTTCCTCAATTGAAGAAGCCTGATGATGTGGATGTAACTATAGAATTGAGAGACTGGTTATTTGCCCTTGAAGATGCACAAGAGACAGCTGAAAGATGGTGGTTCTCAAGCCATGTAGATGAAGGCAGAGAAGAGAGGAGTTGGCATGCATCTTTCCATGGTTTGCGAGTAAATGCAAAAAGTAGCCCAACGGATGTTCCAGGTGGAAAAGGACAATTGCGAAGAATAAAACAACATCCAGTAGAATTGATTACA CACTTGCAGGTTGGAATTCAAGGTCTGCAAATCTTGAAGCCACATTTGCAAAAAGACATTCCTTCATCAACGCTAATTGCAAATGGGGGTAAAGGATTCACCAACACAGTTGGAGGAATTGGTGTTGAAGTTCGCTTGATATTAGGTGGGGAGAATGTCGATGATGAAATGGTCAATTGGGAAGTGGAAAACCTAAAATTCTCTGTTAAACAACCG ATTGAGGCAGTTGTAACCAAGGATGAGGTTCAGCACCTCACTTTTCTGTGCAAATCTGAAATTGACTCAATTGGCCGGATAACTGCTGGAATTATACGGTTGCTGAAGTTAGAAGGTTCTGTTGGTCAGTCTGTAATAGACCAACTCGGCCACCTAG ATGGAAAAGCACAATACAATGATACATGA
- the LOC100811661 gene encoding uncharacterized protein isoform X1, which translates to MESILGRALEYTLKYWLKSFSREQFKLQGRTVHLSNLDIDGDALHSSVGLPPALNVATAKVGKLEITLPSVSNVQTEPIVVHIDRLDLVLEENSDSDESLSSNCSTPSAASAKGSGYGFADKIADGMTIQIQTVNLLLETRGGSRRQAGATWAPPMASITIRNLLLYTTNENWQVVNLKEAREFSSHKKYIYVFKKLEWQSLSIDLLPHPDMFTEAAFGHSQGESNFRDDDGAKRVFFGGERFIEGVSGEAYITIQRTELNSPLGLEVQLHINEAVCPAVSEPGLRALLRFMTGVYVCLNRGDLDSKIHQRSTEAAGRSLVSIVVDHIFLCIKDTEFQLELLMQSLCFSRASLSEGDNDNNLTRITIGGLFLRDTFCSPPCILVQPSMQVVTRDAFHVPEFARSFCPPIYPLQEQEWQLIEGTPLICLHALKIMPSPLPPSFASETVIDCQPLVIHLQEESCLRISSLLADGIVVNPGDILPDFSVKSFIFNLKGLDLTVPFDKTKLDISKSDMDNTVQTSFAGARLHIESLCFLNSPSLKLRILNLEKDPACFSLWEGQPIDASQEKWTARASQLTLSLEACTDRTGCQNSLKQTSGLWRCVDLKDACIEVAMATADGSPLLQVPPPGGIVRVGVACEQYLSNTSVEQLFFVLDLYGYFGRVSEKIAKAVKRKQLEDIRDKSFSGKLMDKVPSDAAVSLSVKNLQLRFLESSSVNIEGMPLVQFVGDDLFTSATHRTLGGAIIVSSFLRWGSVVIGCVDDEGHLPCENGSFLSSKENALSLSDNGYPQLRTVFWVHKNEKHLLNGNAYSVPFLDISMEHVIPLYEQDLESHSLNVSASVSGVRLAGGMNYAEALLHRFGILGPDGAPGTGLCKGLENLQKGPLSKLFKATPLIVDNSEDVGSMREGKEISFPQLKKPDDVDVTIELRDWLFALEDAQETAERWWFSSHVDEGREERSWHASFHGLRVNAKSSPTDVPGGKGQLRRIKQHPVELITHLQVGIQGLQILKPHLQKDIPSSTLIANGGKGFTNTVGGIGVEVRLILGGENVDDEMVNWEVENLKFSVKQPIEAVVTKDEVQHLTFLCKSEIDSIGRITAGIIRLLKLEGSVGQSVIDQLGHLGSEGIDKIFSSEKYSRDGSVGSRGLSPLPNLIINEESHKTSEQTLTLLEEALTDSQAKLNDLISDIGTSESSSQHLTIVQLSQNIETMHDLLMQLRNQI; encoded by the exons ATGGAGTCAATACTGGGTCGGGCTCTGGAGTACACTCTCAAGTACTGGCTCAAGTCCTTCTCCCGCGAACAGTTCAAGCTCCAAGGCCGCACCGTTCACCTCTCCAATTTAG ATATCGATGGAGACGCCTTGCATTCCAGCGTCGGATTGCCGCCGGCGCTCAACGTCGCCACCGCCAAAGTCGGCAAGCTAGAGATTACA CTTCCGTCGGTGAGCAATGTGCAAACGGAGCCAATCGTGGTGCATATTGATAGACTCGATCTGGTTCTCGAGGAgaattctgattctgatgaatCTCTTAGTTCGAACTG CTCCACGCCGTCGGCTGCCTCCGCCAAGGGAAGTGGTTATGGTTTCGCTGATAAG ATTGCAGATGGCATGACTATACAAATTCAAACAGTTAATCTTTTACTTGAAACTCGTGGTGGTTCTCGTCGCCAAGCGGGAGCAACATG GGCTCCACCTATGGCATCTATCACCATACGCAACCTTTTGTTGTATACTACAAATGAAAACTGGCAG GTTGTAAATCTTAAGGAAGCACGGGAATTCTCCAGTCACAAGAAGTATATATATGTCTTCAAA AAACTGGAATGGCAATCTTTGTCTATTGATCTCTTACCTCATCCCGACATGTTCACAGAGGCTGCATTTGGCCACTCTCAAGGGGAATCAAACTTTAGGGATGATGATGGCGCAAAGCGTGTATTCTTTGGAGGAGAGCGTTTTATAGAAGGAGTATCAGGAGAAGCATAT ATCACAATTCAGAGAACTGAGTTGAATAGTCCACTTGGGCTTGAGGTTCAATTGCACATCAATGAAGCTGTTTGCCCTGCAGTAAGCGAACCAG GATTACGTGCACTTCTCCGCTTTATGACAGGAGTATATGTTTGTCTAAACAGGGGTGATCTTGATTCCAAGATTCATCAG CGATCCACTGAAGCAGCTGGGCGTTCTCTTGTCTCAATTGTCGTAGATCATATATTTCTTTGTATTAAAGATACTG AATTCCAGCTTGAGCTTTTGATGCAGTCCCTCTGCTTTTCTCGG GCCAGTCTCTCTGAAGGAGATAATGATAATAACTTGACCAGAATTACAATTGGTGGCTTATTTTTAAG GGACACCTTCTGTAGCCCTCCATGTATCTTAGTGCAACCATCAATGCAAGTTGTCACAAGAGATGCTTTCCATGTGCCAGAATTTG CCAGAAGCTTTTGCCCTCCAATATATCCTTTGCAAGAACAGGAGTGGCAATTGATCGAGGGAACCCCTCTAATATGCCTCCATGCTCTTAAGATCATGCCTTCTCCACTTCCACCATCCTTTGCTTCTGAAACTGTTATTGACTGTCAGCCTCTTGTG ATTCATCTCCAGGAAGAATCATGCCTGAGGATATCCTCTTTATTAGCTGATGGAATTGTTGTCAATCCTGGTGACATTTTACCAGATTTCTCAgtgaaatcttttattttcaatctaaaagGACTGGATCTTACAGTTCCTTTTGACAAGACCAAATTGGATATTTCCAAAAGTGACATGGACAATACAGTCCAGACCTCCTTTGCTGGAGCAAGGCTTCATATTGAAAgcctttgttttttaaattcacCCTCACTGAAACTAAGAATTCTGAACCTGGAGAAGGATCCTGCTTGCTTCAGTCTTTGGGAAGGTCAACCAATTGATGCTAGCCAGGAGAAATGGACTGCTAGAGCATCCCAGCTTACTTTATCTCTGGAAGCATGTACTGACAGAACTGGATGTCAAAATTCCCTTAAACAGACATCAGGATTGTGGAGATGTGTTGATCTGAAAGATGCTTGCATTGAAGTAGCTATGGCAACTGCTGATGGCAGTCCATTGTTACAAGTTCCCCCTCCGGGGGGTATTGTTAGGGTTGGAGTTGCTTGCGAACAGTATCTGTCCAACACTTCTGTTGAACAATTGTTTTTCGTCCTGGATCTATATGgttattttgggagagttaGTGAAAAGATAGCAAAGGCCGTAAAAAGGAAACAATTGGAGGACATTAGGGACAAATCTTTTAGTGGAAAGCTGATGGACAAGGTTCCTAGTGATGCTGCTGTGAGTttatcagtgaaaaacctccAACTTCGATTTCTGGAGTCATCTTCTGTGAATATTGAGGGGATGCCTTTAGTGCAATTTGTTGGAGATGATCTGTTTACTAGTGCCACTCACAGAACCCTTGGTGGGGCTATTATTGTTTCATCTTTTTTACGTTGGGGGAGTGTTGTGATAGGTTGTGTAGATGATGAGGGGCACTTGCCGTGTGAAAATGGCTCATTCTTGAGTTCTAAGGAAAATGCTCTCTCATTGAGTGATAATGGATATCCTCAACTAAGAACTGTTTTCTGGGTGCATAAGAACGAGAAACATCTATTGAATGGAAATGCTTATTCAGTCCCTTTTCTGGACATAAGCATGGAGCATGTCATACCATTATATGAACAAGACTTGGAGTCTCATAGTTTGAATGTCTCAGCTTCTGTATCTGGTGTTCGTCTTGCTGGAGGAATGAACTATGCTGAAGCCCTCCTGCATAGATTTGGAATACTTGGGCCTGATGGAGCTCCTGGGACGGGTCTTTGTAAAGGGTTGGAAAACTTACAAAAAGGACCATTGTCAAAACTTTTTAAGGCAACTCCTCTCATTGTTGATAATTCAGAAGATG TTGGAAGTATGAGAGAAGGGAAAGAAATCAGTTTTCCTCAATTGAAGAAGCCTGATGATGTGGATGTAACTATAGAATTGAGAGACTGGTTATTTGCCCTTGAAGATGCACAAGAGACAGCTGAAAGATGGTGGTTCTCAAGCCATGTAGATGAAGGCAGAGAAGAGAGGAGTTGGCATGCATCTTTCCATGGTTTGCGAGTAAATGCAAAAAGTAGCCCAACGGATGTTCCAGGTGGAAAAGGACAATTGCGAAGAATAAAACAACATCCAGTAGAATTGATTACA CACTTGCAGGTTGGAATTCAAGGTCTGCAAATCTTGAAGCCACATTTGCAAAAAGACATTCCTTCATCAACGCTAATTGCAAATGGGGGTAAAGGATTCACCAACACAGTTGGAGGAATTGGTGTTGAAGTTCGCTTGATATTAGGTGGGGAGAATGTCGATGATGAAATGGTCAATTGGGAAGTGGAAAACCTAAAATTCTCTGTTAAACAACCG ATTGAGGCAGTTGTAACCAAGGATGAGGTTCAGCACCTCACTTTTCTGTGCAAATCTGAAATTGACTCAATTGGCCGGATAACTGCTGGAATTATACGGTTGCTGAAGTTAGAAGGTTCTGTTGGTCAGTCTGTAATAGACCAACTCGGCCACCTAG GAAGTGAAGGCATTGATAAGATTTTCTCTTCTGAAAAGTACAGTAGAGACGGAAGTGTTGGTAGTAGAGGACTTTCTCCATTGCCAAATCTCATCATAAATGAGGAATCACACAAAACTTCAGAACAAACATTGACTTTGCTTGAGGAAGCACTTACGGATTCACAGGCTAAACTTAATGATTTAATCAGTGATATTGGTACTTCAGAGTCTTCCTCTCAACACCTTACCATCGTCCAACTCAGTCAAAATATAGAGACTATGCACGACTTGTTGATGCAATTACGGAATCAAATTTGA